The following DNA comes from Alnus glutinosa chromosome 6, dhAlnGlut1.1, whole genome shotgun sequence.
CAGATTTTATCTCTGATTTACTAGGTTTTTGTTCATCCAAGGAGTGGGAAAGGGAATGGTTGCAGAACCTGGGAAACTGTGGCACCCATATTCTCACGTGCTAAAGTCAAAACAAAGGTAAAATTTCACCTTACTTGATGGTTCTGTAAATAAATACTTCTTATTCTTTGAGAATCACGCATTTGACATACCTACGACTTAGATTCACGATAGTTAGCGCCAAAAGGTCATTTTATAACTTCTTTCATCTGTTTCTAAGGTTAATGCTGCAATGCCTTTCAGTTTAAAAGCAGCTTTGCATTtgcatataattttgttaaatggttctcttttttttttcttggctaaCTGGTGGTCAGTTCAGTGTAAAAATTGTGCTTCAGTTACtgtttttcttgagatattttattactttattatttatttattttttgttctgaAATTTCAACATGTAACTTTGCTCAAGTTTTACTCATTTGGGAGATTATTTTGTAAAAGGATAGATGGAAATGCACTAGGGCTAGACAAGGTTTTACAGTTTGACTAATGGTTAAGTTTTGATAGCCCTGGAAGAGGATTACGCAACGGAAGCTTCAACAATATGTCTAGCTAGTTGTAGATGTTGATTATCCTACGATACAACTTGGACTTGTAGCAATCAAAATTATGCTGATGGTacctttttatgtttttgataATGGAATTTAATTATTAGGAGATAAAAGAAACCTAAAGTGTACTTTAATCAAAGATTCTctgaaaaattacaaatgggTGCCTTCTTAATTTCTGATTGTGATACTTTATACCATTGATTTTGGGTGCGGTGAGAGGCGGCCAGAATCGCTGATATGGTTAATGGAAGTATGGTAAAATTAGAAGACTGGGTTTCAACCATTGAATCCCATTGCGAgggctctattttttttttttttaaaaaaaaataattaagtaaattttttattagaagTTAAAAGAAAACATTGGATAATTATAATGCATCCTCTCAAATTACAATGTTTTCTTCCCTAAGAGCACAACCAGGCAAATAGAAGGCGTAATAAAATGGTTGTAAGTTCCCATTCAACTCTATGTCATCAAAAGTACTAGCTAGTATTTCTCCTGTGCAAAATTATCCACATAATGCAATGAGAAACTGCCTCTGAAATCCCACTTTCTCATGGCACTAAGTTTCTCTTTCAGCACGTAAACATTTCTATCACATCCTTGGCATCACCTAGTACATTCCAAATAAAGTTAAGGCCAACAACCACAATTCTCTAGTCACATCACAATGTAAAAGAAGGGGTGACAACCCAGAACATTAGTTCTACATTGGGTGGGTGGATTGTCCACATAGTGTGTGGATTATAAAGGTACTTATGAGTGCTAAATCCTACATTGGTTTCTTATTAGATGAGACTGAGCTTTACAAGTGATTCTAAGGAGCTCTAATTGTCatttgactagttcttttgcaGCAATAGCGAATATGTGACTATCactttccttgggtcgttacatatAGTATCAAAGCAATTTAATAACACGATGTGGTGTTGAGGCAATACATGACATGGGTCTTGATGAGGACGTCATGGATTTAAGTGAGATAAATTGTGACACTTCAGAAAGTTAGTCCCGCATTGGGTGGGTGGATTGTCCACATTGAGTAGGTTATTATAAAGTAGCTCATGGATGGTAAGTCCCATATTAGTTCCTTATTAAGTAAGACTAGTCTTTATAAACGATTCTAGGAAGCTCCAATTGTAACTTGACTAGACCTTGTGGAGGGAAAACATAAGTGTGGCCAACGCTTCCTTGGGTTCAAGGtttgttttctgatttttttagGGAGAATTGGAGGTTCGAAACTTACTTTTGTTCAACTGCACTCTTTTGGGGAAGTAGCTATGGTGCTAtatgcaagagagagagagaggctttgtggagagtCATAGTGGATGCTAAATATGGTAGCTCATGGGATGAatggggtggggttatggaaaaATATCAAGAGTGACTGGGCAGAGTTTGCTAGTCATACCATATTTATTTGAGATGGGAGACGACTCCAAGATTAGATTATGGCATGACATGTAGTGTGGGGATCAggccctcaaggaagctttctcGGGTTTGTATATTATTGTTCGTGTTAAGGATGCTTTCGTGGTAGGTCATTTGGAGCTATCTGTTAGACCTTGTGGAGGGAAAACATAAGTGTGGCCAACGCTTCCTTGGGTTCAAGGtttgttttctgatttttttagGGAGAATTGGAGGTTCGAAACTTACTTTTGTTCAACTGCACTCTTTTGGGGAAGTAGCTATGGTGCTAtatgcaagagagagagagaggctttgtggagagtCATAGTGGATGCTAAATATGGTAGCTCATGGGATGAatggggtggggttatggaaaaATATCAAGAGTGACTGGGCAGAGTTTGCTAGTCATACCATATTTATTTGAGATGGGAGACGACTCCAAGATTAGATTATGGCATGACATGTAGTGTGGGGATCAggccctcaaggaagctttctcGGGTTTGTATATTATTGTTCGTGTTAAGGATGCTTTCGTGGTAGGTCATTTGGAGCTAtctgttaaatcatcatttatctaAAATCTTAAGTTCATAGGAAGTGATGAATTTACTCATTTAAtctatattctaacattctacctcacgtgtgggctcaaactcccttttaataAATGAGGCATAAAAcgtgaatatttaattgaaattggaggTGAATAACAGAGACAAGGTTTGAACTCAAtacctttgctctgataccaagtagaaaagagagagaaggaaaactCTTATCCGATGATACTTTCATATGGTTACATAGGTTTAAATAAAGAGACCTACAAActattatggaaagaaataatgaaatattacaATCAGAATAATAATAGGAATAAGTCAAGGAGGATCAAATCATAGCTTATCGGtagtttccatcttcaacacAGAGATGTGGGCTGCTCGTGGTGGTTAAGGGGGTGGGGAGGCAAGGGGAGAGGCGCAAGGCGGAGGTTAACGGGCGGCGGTTCTAGCTTCCAAGCTcccacaaaagaagaaaaagaggtaGGAGAGAAGAggtggaagagagagagagagagggggggggggggaggcgcAATTATGGAATCATGAATAATCATTGGTTTGGTTGGTACATAGCAATCTATACTTTTCTAAGGCAGTGGGGAGGCCAGGGGAGAGGCATCTGCAAGGCGGAGGTTAACGGGCAGAGGTTAACGGGCGGCAGTTCTAGCTTCCAAGCTcccccaaaagaagaaaaagaggtaGTAGAGAAGAGGTGGAAGAGGGGGGGTGGGTGGGATTCTCCATCCTCCAGAAAGGCTCGCAGAGGGGGGTTTTAGATGGGGTCTTTTCTGGGTGGGGAGAGAGGCTCTTTCTCTCCCTATGTCTTTGCCTTGCAGTCTGTTCATCTGAAATTTACTCTTGATTGGTCTAAAGATTGTACTAATCCCAAATTACAAAGGTCTAAGGGAAGTCACGAGATTGAAACACATGCAATTAAGATCATTGTGACCAAAAttcttctttaatatatatattttttttaaattttaaattttaaattttatttgttttcaggTGATCGTGACCGAGAGGGCAGGACAGGCATTTCATGTGATGGCCTCTACTTCCAACAAGGATCTTTACTCATATGACGGTGTTGTAGCTGTTGTAAGTAATGATATCCCTTCACATGGTCTTTGGCATATATAGAATTATAGTGAGCAGTAAATTTTAGGCTATTCAGTTCATCAGTTACAAATAGCTCGAGTTATGCATAACTTGCTCTAGGGCATAGTAAGTGTTGTGCTTATTTAGGTTTCAGGTCCCATACCATGCGATTAGTTGCTTTATGCTGCCAGATGAACTGAGCTATGAATTTTTACTGTTTGCAGTTCCAGTTGTTGAGACGGTTAATTAGAATAATGTGCAAATAATAGGTATGCCtttcaaaatgaaaaaggagAGTATATGACCCAATATACAGGGATTTGAACTTGAGTTGGCCAtggctttctctctctctttgttatatataataatttagaATTGTATGTTTGTAAGTACTTCTTCAGTATGTTCTCCattttcatgaactttttattttGTCGTATAACTgtatttacataatttttgatAGATCTTATTTTTGTTCACAATtataaaaattggaaaatgcaAGACCTTGAAGAGATTTTATCATGGTTTACATGTGAGGGTTAATGTACTTagtatgttttttaattttgagaattGAGGAATAGAATATTTAGTGTTTACATCAGAAACAACATATTTACTCTGTGCTTAAACATACTGGGATGACTCGTGGCATTTGGGAGTCTGAGTCAATAATCAAAATAGGGTATTTGCATGAATGCTTCATATGGAATCagcttaaataaaaaatttctgtaTGTTAAAAAATGTTGTCTTTTCTAGTTCAGCTTTCAATGCTTAAAGCAGCAGTGAATAAGATGAGCATTTCACAAGGGTCATTGTGGCGATGTATGTCCCAAAAACCTGTAAAAACTCCTGCCTAGAACTCAATAGAAATCAAGTGATTAAATGTTTTTAGAATGGCAGTGTTTGGATAGCGCTTGATTGGGATTTACTTCTGCACTCTCACTTCAGAAGCAACTGAAAAGATGATTTctcttttcattctttcttctttccattTCATAGATGGCTTGATGAAACTTCCAAGTTAGTTTTGAGGATGCACTTCTCAAATCCTCACAAAATATCTTCAGATCAGAtcttttttatagtttttttttttcatgtggaaatacaatcaaaaccaaaaatttaggaaaaaacaaATTCCTTGTTAgaaaaagaggggggggggggggggggggggggtgaacaGAACATGAACACTGTTGTTCATTCATTGTTACTATGATTTccattttctttaataaatcaaataacactctctctctctctctctctcacatgcaGACAACAGCAATTTTGTGGCAAGTTTTGTTTACCTATAGTGATTTACGTTTTACTTTTAACAGTTTGCCATGTTTGGCGGGTGAGCTAGATGCTTAATGCTAACTAGAGCCGCAAACAATTGCCCGATGAAGTATGTTATTAGCTTTTCTTTGATGTTGAGTCACCCTGGACTCTTTTCAGTTTTAGAGGGATCTTTCTGCTAATCTTTTGGTATCAGGGTATAGTGCTGAGAACCTCATAGAAAATATGCTAATGGTACAAACCCTGTTGGCAGGCATCATCATGTGGTTGATAGACAGCATTTATGAGGGATTGGATGGGTTACAACCTTGTGCACAGGGTAGTATTCATGAaccaaatagaaaagaaaagaaaacctaattttgaatttttagttAGTTTTCCTAGATAACTGCCCAAAAAGGACCAGTACGGTTTTTTGCCCAGAGATTGTTTAACTCTTTTGACACATTGGTGTACCATATAGCATAGTGGCTAAGGAAACTTACTCTTGTCATTATCACTACTTTCAATGTTTTGCTCTGACTTGTGCATCACTGATAACTGTTATATCTAAATTACTCATTAAGGAATTAAGTTCAAATCAGGTAAATCATTGATATTACAGTGTTATTAGGACATTGTAGTTTGTATGAACTTTCTGTCTGTACTTATGCCATGAGTTTATTCATTATCCTTGAGCTTATCATGCAAACTTTGTAATATCAACAAACCCAGGGGAGCATCTATTGTTGAGTGGAATTTCTCCTAGTTGTGGGATTTCTTATAAAAGATTGCATCAATGGGCCAAATTTCACTCTACCATACTCGCATCctagttttcaaaattttcagaatgTAATCCAGTGACGGAAGAAGAGGGGGACTATGGCCTCACCTGGCTTTTGAAATCCTTCCCTCATGGTGAGGTTTAAAATCATCGTTGGCCCCGATAATTTGAATATAGTCCTTGTTTTTTAAATGTCTCCTTTATAGTTTCATGTCTAACCATTTCTGTCCGCACATGCTTCAAAGACAATCCTTTCATACATTATAACCTTTTTTGAgtcaacattttcttttcttttatatatttatttatcaaagtctttctaaatttataataCATGTCTTTCGAggttatatattttattgtaatCAAGATTATGTCATCATTCATCACTGTGACTTATAAATCTACAAACTCAAAATCACTATATGTTCAGCCATAATGCCAATCAATTTCACATGTGTGCAATACATACATGCAGTGGGTCAAATTCTTAACATGTATCGTCTTGCCATTCGACGTCTATGGGCTATAAACCTTAACAGTTATCATATCACTAAATACCATTTGACCCGCACTTGGGAAAATTTTATGGCTTTGCCATTGATCTAATATCTGTTCATGTAGGTTAAGCTCTCTCTAGATAATGATTGCTGCatattatcttttgttttttcttttaaaaaaaacttatatgTTCATGCAGTTTCATAGCAATGATTGTTccaccatttatttttttgataagtaattgttcCACCTTATTGGGTTTAGATATGTTATGGTTTCTAAATCATTAACctgttttatttatcaaaaaaaataaataaataaaaataaaaaattcattaaccTGTTTtggccaaaagaaaaaaaaaaaaaagaatgaaaagattTGTTTCTTCTATACACAAGTTCCAAGTAATGTTTCCTGCCTGTTTCTAATTATTGATGGTTTCCTAATTGATTTGATTCCAGGGTGGTGATGgtttcttcaatgaaatccttaaTGGGTTTCTTTCTTCAAGGCATAAAGCTCCTTACCCACCAAGCCCAACAGATATTGTTCATTCTGTTGATGGGAATGGCAGTTTCTTAATTCATCATGGTTCAAGTGGAACAGTTGCTGAGACTACCAGTCAAAATGAAGACCATTCACCTCTTCTCTCAACTCCAATACAAGAAAATGGACCGGGATTCTCAAATTTTAGTATGTACCACAATAACTTTATTTCTATACAAGTCAAGCATGGATTTGATTGTCTTTGTAATTGGTGGTTGCCTGATTTATCACTAAAAATCTATCTGAAATTACAGGAACTGAAGATGGTTCTTGTAACATCGGTTAGTTTATTCCATACTCTAcaattatatactatatttggTATCACTATACTGATATATAATTCTTCCCCTCTTCTAGCtgatattcttttctttataaatttagTAATGCCTATTTTCTGATAATTgcttttttcctgttttgagaTTTCAGCAGATCAAGATTGGGAGTTTCCCTTCCCTAAAGAACGGTTTAGATTCGGAATCATTCCTGCAGGTTCAACTGATGCCATTGTGATGTGGTATTTTATtgcataattatatattttgaaaactttttttttttttgatgaaggAAACATTACTATTGCTTCATATCTAAGTTCAGTTCAATATACAATTCGTGCACTTTTTATTAGCATTAGGTTTCTATGCTTATCAATTTTTGTGCATTTCCTACATTATTGTTGCAAATAGCATGTGGCTCACATTTGGAGGCCCACATTACACTTGAGGAATGTGCTGTATACATTACCCAAAAATATAGTCCTGGCCTCAATGGCAAATCATTCTTCAAGCACGGACCATGGAGTATGGGCTGTGTTATATTAGatgttttttaagttttcaaaccCTTGAGGTTCATGTTCaggttattttatttatgtttgtcAAAATCTAATCCAATACACATAAAAAATATGCATATTGCTTCACTTGATAGTAAAATTCATTGTTCTAGTGTCATATGATTATTGAATAGGACTAaaactatattttcaaatttctattttttttgtcgggatattttgttttgaatttttttaaaatagattGAATGTGAGAGGGTTTAATGAGGGGATAAGTGCCTAAGGATAAGGAATTTGCTAGGAGAATGGCATATGTCCTATAGAGTGGTTTGTAGTTTATGGGGTTGCCAACATTTTGATTGGTGTTGTTTAGACTCTAGAGGGGCTTTTGATGGAATTTTGCTTATGTGGAAtaggagggtggtggagaaattgATGAGTGTGTGGGGGAGTTTATAATTGTGTGTTCTATCAGAAATGTTGAAGATCATTTTACCTGGGCTTTTGCAGGTGTTTGTCCTAATTCTAATGGGGATAGAAGGCTTCTCTGGGATGAATTGGCAGATTTGCTCAATTGGTGGAACATACCTAGGTGCATTGAGGGAGATTTTAACTTCACTCACTTCCCTGGTGAGAGGTCAGGAGGAGGCCGTTTTAGTCTAGCTATGGCAGAGTtatcagattttatttttcattagggACTTATGGATGGTTCTCTTGTAGGTGAAACTTTTACTTGGTCGAATAACCTAGATATTCTATCCTGGTTTAGAATTGACAGATTTATCATCTCTCCTGAGTGGGAAACCTAGTTTCCTGGTGTGTCTCAAAGGAGGCTATCTAGACTTTGCTCGAACCACTTCCCTATTCTTCTTGAATGTGAACCATGAAGGCAAAAGATATTTCAAATTCGAGAATATGTGGCTGAAATCCGAGAGTTTCGTGGATAGGGTAAAATAGTGGTAGTCTTCCTATCGCTTTCAAGGCACTCTGAGTTTCATTTTGGCTCGCAGGCTTAAGGCTTTAAAGTGGACTTAAAAGTCAGGAATGAGGAGGTTTTTGGTAATGCAGATAAGCAGAAGATACTTCTTTTGGAAGACTTGTGGGGTCTTGAATTTGCTGAAGAAGAGCAGGCCTTATGTGATGAGGAGAGAGATGAAGGTTAAAGCTATAAGTCATTGGGAGAGGATAACTCTATTAGGGaaggtgagttggaggcagaaaCATAGGGCCTTGTGGTTAAGAGAGGGCAACAAATACACAGTTTTTCCATAGAATGGCCAACTCTAATAGAAGAAATAATTCTATTGATTCTTTGTTAGCTGATGGCAATGTTTCTACCTATCTAGCTGAGATCAGTGAACACATTATGCAGTTTTATAACAATCTGTATACTGAGCAGTTTAGATGGCAGCCTAAGTTGGACGGCCATTCTTTTGACTCCACTGGGGAGACTAAGGCTAACTGGTTGGAGAGAGTGTTTGTGGAAGAGGAGGTCTTGGAGGTGGTGAAAGCAATAAATAGTGATAAGGCCCTAGGACTTGATGGTTATTCTATGGTGTTCTTTCAAATTTACTGGGATGTTTTAAAAGAGGATATTATGAAGGTTTTCCATGACTTCCATGCTAGGGGCTAGTTTGAATGCTACTTTCATAGCTCTCATTCCGAAGATTTTAGGGGCTGTTGATCTTAAGGATTTTCCACCTATTAGTCTAGTCGGTGGCATCTACAAAATTATTGATGAAGTTCTAGCTAACAGGTTGAAATTGgttttggagaagattatttccaagTCTCAGAACACATTAATCAGGGGAAGACAGATTCTAGATACTGTTCTCATAGCTAACGAAATTATTGATAGCAGAATCAGATCAAGGGAATTGTGTGTGCTATGCAAATTGGATAtaaaaaaagcttatgatcacattaattgggattttctatgTAAATGCTGAGGAGGGGCAGTTTTGGGGAGAAATAGCTTTCCTAGATAGCTTATTGTATCTCTTTAGTTcgcttttctgttttggtgaatGATACTCCTACtggttttgtttgtggatgTGATAGAAACCCTGAATAGGATATCTTGACTGGTCTCATTTaggtatattttatttcatagGAAAACAATGATTTTGATGATAGCAGAATTGATGGGTGAGACTCTAGGAACTTGAGGGTCTGCATTCATGATCGTCATTGTAGTGATAAAGTTCCGTGACAGCCATGGTGGGGATTCATTTAGTGCAGATTCAGGGCTGAAGGACCTCTGTGGTGGAGGCCCATTAAACAAATGTTTGGGGTCAGAAGCCTATCTTGTATATCTGAAGGACACTTAACGAATGTAAATTGTTTTTACTATGCATGTAGATCCAGTGATTACTTGTCTTACGTTTTGGGTGTCCAAGGTGTGGGGAAATGATTTAATAATCTTTGCTTTCGTAGCCTCATAAAGGTACATCTTGCCATATTTACAAGAAATAAGTTCTAATCATCAAATTTACTTGAGTACTCAACTCAACAAAGCCTAGATCCCTTTTACAATGGTGGAGGGACCCGAGTGGTAGCTTCTAGTTTAGTGTGCAAGGGAAGATGTAAGCCAAGAACATGAGAAATATtgttaaagagtaatgctagaaactacaATATTATCTCACAACTATCCTCACCTTGCTGACAAAGCAGACTTTAGGTAGCCCTTGGATcaacccttgtttttttttttaaaaaaaacctaagggCTACTAAACCCTGCCACATCTGCAAGGTGAGATAGTTGTAGGATAGTGGTGTGGTTTCTAGCATCTCTCAtagttaaatcaccacttatcacaaaagcttaagttgatacgaaattgttaatttaattatttaattaatttctaacATCACATCACATCTGTGCTCAAATTCTCCTTTAATAAGTGAGgtccaacacgtggaatatttaattgaaatgtaagGTGAGTGATAGATACAAGATTTGAACTAAAAACCTTTTGTTTTGGtgccatgttaaatcatcacttatctcaaaagtttaaactaataggaaataaataatttaactatttaattaatattctaacaaatgtgtctttgtttatttaatagactgagaAAAGCACactaatctattttatattccAACGTTAATGTCAGTggaacttaatatttatatttgataCCAACAATTTGCAAGAGCAAACTTTTAGCATCATTCTTTTTACTCTCTTGGTTAATGTAGTCATCTTGTTAAATGTAGTGTATTAAACTTCTCTTTTGCAGTACAACTGGAACTCGAGATCCTATGACATCAGCATTGCACATTGTCCTTGGTAAAAGGGTGTGCCTCGATGTAGCTCAAGTTGTAAGATGGAAAACAACGTCAGCATCAAAAGTTGAACCTTGTGTACGCTATGCGGCTTCTTTTGCTGGGTAGTTTCTCATTATCACTGTTTTGGTGTTTTCTAACGggattaatttttcttattagtaaaatgatttcgggtCCAAAAATAAACGATTTGTTCTTCTGCCTTCTCCACTTGCATGGTCACGCATTGTTGGATGATTTATGGAAACTTGTTTTGTTAGGGGGGGAGAGGCATTAATTGATACCCTCATTCTCTTTTCTCGGGGTTGTCCTTTATGTACAACAAATCATTAATTGATACCACATGCTTTTGCATTCTATACCAGACCATTTAAGATGATGTTTATGGACGTTCTTTCTTCTAAGTCCATTTGTTCAATATCACCAGGTATGGATTTTATGGAGATGTCATTACTGAAAGTGAAAAATACCGCTGGATGGGCCCCAATCGCTATGATTATGCAGGAACAAAAGTGTTTTTGAAGCACAGGTATTTTTGAATAATGGAGGTACCCCTTGCTGTTGCATTGAGCTTCTCAAAATAGATTCTGTCaacttttatattttgttgGATTTGAAAGCTACTTTTTGTCTGCTTCTTTGTTTGGTTTCATGAATAAagtaatacaaaaaagaaatacatggaaaaaaagaaaaaaaaaaaaaaaaggagaccaATGCTGGTCTTCAATAGCTATTCTTCAATTTCAATATTCAGTCACTTCCCTGTTCCAAGATGGTATTTCTCTTAGAGACAGAAACTGAGAAAAGCATCCAAATTTGAACGATGAAACAGTTCTGCTTATATGGAGGCATATTTGCACTATGTTGAGTACTTGCATTAGTTAACTTTGTGACAAATGTAATGTGACATATGCTGTATTGTTAGCCATGAATAGGGTTATCATCTGCCTACTGCTCGGTTTTGATGTGGGACCCACATCCAAAATGCTACTATTTTCTTCCATAAGCTACTTGTGAACTGACTATGACGAATAATGCAGATTGTGTTCATTTCTCATCTATGTCAGGTCATATGAGGCAGAAGTAGCATACTTACAAGTCAAATCAGAAGAAACAAATTCGACTTCCGAGAGAGGTCACTTTAGTAATCAAATACAAGCATTATGGAGTCGAAATAAATCTGAAAGAGTGGTTTGTCGCGTTAATTGCACTGTCTGTAACAAAAAACCAATTCGGGTATCAATAGGAAGTCCCCGAGCAACACCTTACTCATGTCCGGAAGAAACAAGATGGTTGAGATCCAAAGGGCGTTTTCTTAGCATTGGAGCCGCTGTAATCTCTTGCCGAAATGAAAGAGCACCAGATGGTTTAGTGGCTGATGCACACCTTTCAGACGGTTTCCTTAATCTCATATTGATTAAAGACTGTCCTCATGCTTCGTATCTATGGTATGTAGGAGACATAAAGACTATTGATCAAATGTAGAatgtttttgtcaaaaaaacCTCAGATCAAATGATTTCTTACTAAAGGATTTGAGAATATTTACCAAGAAAACCTTCCACCATTTCAAGAAACATAGTAATGCAAAACCATATGCTTATTCTAGTATTTTAGGGGGTTTCTTGGGAATCTTACTGAATTTTTATTGTACTTGCAAGTCATGTCTTTGAAGCTGATTTTGATACTAGTCATGAAGATATTCTTGCTAGTTATGCTACTGTCTACTCTAGTTTCACTTAAGTTTTTGCTTTGCCTTATCCTAGGAGATTTCCTTTCTAGAATTCTTATGCCATGATCAATTGATTCTTACAGGCACCTTACTCAGCTTGCAATGAGAGGTGGGAGTCCCCTGAACTTTGAGTTTGTTGAACATCATAAGGTATGTTTCTTTACTGGTCTCATCTTTCTTGTGTGTTTTGAATTCTCTTTCTCCATAATTGATCAATTTGTTCTGAACAGACAACGGCATTTACGTTTACTTCTTTTGGCACTGAGAGTGTATGGAATTTGGATGGTGAGCTCTTTCAAGCACACCAACTCTCAGCACAAGTATTTAGAGGCCTTGTTAGCTTATTTGCATCTGGTCCCGAAGTCTAACAGAAGACCTTGCAAAAGGGTTTCTTGGAGAAATATTACCTTTGCCTATATTGTACAGTCGTTTTGTAATTGAGTTGTTCGATCAAAATATGG
Coding sequences within:
- the LOC133870580 gene encoding ceramide kinase isoform X1, with the protein product MERNGDDGIVGENSQPRAECDGQSSALSSILFLDHVGQVILTFNSDGLSWKLVKPFNSDESTCLGIRLAPNSATEIKFSDIYAVEFISYGLVHESNLPSSGRCLVHNDYEMYRFTVHGVRRSTTQPSLWVPAVYTFGHKDLQTCQMWVNHSNASLNLELGRPRNLMVFVHPRSGKGNGCRTWETVAPIFSRAKVKTKVIVTERAGQAFHVMASTSNKDLYSYDGVVAVGGDGFFNEILNGFLSSRHKAPYPPSPTDIVHSVDGNGSFLIHHGSSGTVAETTSQNEDHSPLLSTPIQENGPGFSNFRTEDGSCNIADQDWEFPFPKERFRFGIIPAGSTDAIVMCTTGTRDPMTSALHIVLGKRVCLDVAQVVRWKTTSASKVEPCVRYAASFAGYGFYGDVITESEKYRWMGPNRYDYAGTKVFLKHRSYEAEVAYLQVKSEETNSTSERGHFSNQIQALWSRNKSERVVCRVNCTVCNKKPIRVSIGSPRATPYSCPEETRWLRSKGRFLSIGAAVISCRNERAPDGLVADAHLSDGFLNLILIKDCPHASYLWHLTQLAMRGGSPLNFEFVEHHKTTAFTFTSFGTESVWNLDGELFQAHQLSAQVFRGLVSLFASGPEV
- the LOC133870580 gene encoding ceramide kinase isoform X2, producing MERNGDDGIVGENSQPRAECDGQSSALSSILFLDHVGQVILTFNSDGLSWKLVKPFNSDESTCLGIRLAPNSATEIKFSDIYAVEFISYGLVHESNLPSSGRCLVHNDYEMYRFTVHGVRRSTTQPSLWVPAVYTFGHKDLQTCQMWVNHSNASLNLELGRPRNLMVFVHPRSGKGNGCRTWETVAPIFSRAKVKTKVIVTERAGQAFHVMASTSNKDLYSYDGVVAVGGDGFFNEILNGFLSSRHKAPYPPSPTDIVHSVDGNGSFLIHHGSSGTVAETTSQNEDHSPLLSTPIQENGPGFSNFRTEDGSCNIDQDWEFPFPKERFRFGIIPAGSTDAIVMCTTGTRDPMTSALHIVLGKRVCLDVAQVVRWKTTSASKVEPCVRYAASFAGYGFYGDVITESEKYRWMGPNRYDYAGTKVFLKHRSYEAEVAYLQVKSEETNSTSERGHFSNQIQALWSRNKSERVVCRVNCTVCNKKPIRVSIGSPRATPYSCPEETRWLRSKGRFLSIGAAVISCRNERAPDGLVADAHLSDGFLNLILIKDCPHASYLWHLTQLAMRGGSPLNFEFVEHHKTTAFTFTSFGTESVWNLDGELFQAHQLSAQVFRGLVSLFASGPEV